From Spirochaetota bacterium, the proteins below share one genomic window:
- a CDS encoding extracellular solute-binding protein, giving the protein MKTIEIVKKYYGIIIIVLAFLVAALAVALNNIGNPFSAAGHVVESGETIDTIASNYGITAKAIYDANYPDINERTVITPGMRLAIPGGGLGKKTSIMIVHWQVEPGVRESVDYMAREYEKLHPNVHVVQNAMPSQTYGQWFVTQMVGGNPPDLIEIGQGVPYNILIQYYLRYFHAMTEYVSAPNPYNKNNEFANVPLKDTMRDGMRQAYVAEVQEYMTIPLSFFMIRLFYNRQLYAKLTGKTSPPKDWREFMADCRKIRSQKFLRAPDAKRIAELTRRIDALAGQPTPEALAEIKNGQKEIDAIRGRSPHFIPLANTGGYFNMTRQYMIDPVTTTVRYDVDLNRDGLTPGDEMYFAMRLGKVNMKHPAYMAAFSMLDDLAKTALIEGFIGLNYDDGPLMFVQQRAVFYAMGTWDVTYVQKYAGENGFDIDVIDFPIPARDDPEFGKFVQGPAMDRAFQGFPFACPTPHGAPERKKAAIDFLLFLSAKDNNARLNAAIGWMPSVRNIELSGILARFSQRLDGVPGVMEWSGFGGETSIKWQQLYNLFLVGQISYDKLAAEYQPYYIKQSVKDIQNWYKNSQIGIQSAEKALAMLRSKAFAAPSPAARDEYFAKYRFATRRSTGLSLGYYRSRGWMEELEKSTNNVSRFNPAVAPYEFTAEARARIAR; this is encoded by the coding sequence ATGAAAACGATCGAGATCGTCAAGAAATATTACGGCATCATCATCATCGTGCTCGCCTTCCTTGTGGCGGCGCTGGCGGTGGCGCTCAATAACATCGGCAATCCGTTCTCAGCGGCGGGGCATGTCGTTGAAAGCGGCGAGACCATCGATACTATCGCGAGCAATTACGGCATTACCGCGAAGGCTATCTACGATGCGAATTATCCCGACATCAATGAAAGGACGGTGATTACACCCGGGATGCGTCTCGCGATACCGGGCGGCGGCTTGGGCAAAAAAACATCCATCATGATAGTGCATTGGCAGGTGGAACCGGGTGTGCGCGAGAGCGTCGACTACATGGCGCGTGAATATGAGAAGCTCCATCCGAACGTCCACGTCGTGCAGAACGCCATGCCGTCGCAGACCTACGGGCAATGGTTCGTCACCCAGATGGTCGGCGGTAATCCCCCCGATCTCATCGAGATTGGGCAGGGCGTGCCGTACAATATCCTTATCCAGTACTATCTCAGATATTTCCATGCGATGACCGAGTATGTTTCGGCCCCGAACCCGTACAATAAGAACAACGAATTCGCGAACGTGCCCCTCAAGGACACCATGCGCGACGGCATGCGCCAGGCGTATGTCGCCGAGGTACAGGAATACATGACGATACCGCTTTCGTTCTTCATGATACGCCTGTTCTATAATCGCCAGCTCTACGCGAAGCTCACCGGCAAGACCTCGCCCCCGAAGGACTGGCGCGAATTCATGGCGGACTGCCGGAAGATACGCTCGCAGAAATTCCTCCGCGCGCCCGATGCCAAGCGCATAGCCGAGCTTACCAGGCGCATCGATGCGCTCGCAGGTCAGCCGACGCCGGAGGCCCTGGCAGAGATAAAGAACGGTCAGAAGGAGATCGATGCGATACGGGGGCGAAGCCCGCATTTCATTCCCCTTGCGAACACGGGCGGTTATTTCAATATGACGCGTCAGTACATGATAGACCCGGTCACGACGACCGTGCGCTACGATGTCGATCTCAACCGTGACGGACTGACACCCGGCGACGAGATGTATTTCGCCATGCGTCTCGGGAAAGTGAACATGAAGCACCCCGCATACATGGCGGCGTTCTCCATGCTCGATGACCTTGCGAAGACCGCGCTCATCGAAGGGTTCATCGGTCTCAATTATGACGACGGCCCGCTCATGTTCGTGCAGCAGCGCGCCGTGTTCTACGCCATGGGCACGTGGGACGTAACGTATGTGCAGAAGTACGCCGGTGAGAACGGCTTCGATATCGATGTGATAGATTTCCCGATCCCCGCGCGTGACGACCCCGAATTCGGGAAATTCGTTCAGGGACCGGCGATGGACCGCGCATTCCAGGGCTTCCCGTTCGCCTGCCCGACACCGCATGGCGCCCCTGAACGGAAGAAAGCCGCTATTGATTTTCTCCTTTTCCTTTCAGCGAAGGATAATAATGCGCGTCTGAACGCTGCGATAGGGTGGATGCCGTCGGTACGCAATATCGAGCTTTCCGGCATCCTTGCGCGCTTCAGCCAGCGCCTGGACGGCGTGCCGGGCGTCATGGAGTGGAGCGGGTTCGGCGGCGAGACGTCGATAAAATGGCAGCAGCTGTACAATCTCTTCCTCGTCGGTCAGATATCCTACGACAAATTGGCCGCTGAGTATCAGCCGTATTATATCAAGCAGAGCGTGAAGGATATACAGAACTGGTATAAGAATTCACAGATAGGGATACAGAGCGCGGAGAAGGCGCTCGCCATGCTCCGCTCAAAGGCGTTCGCAGCGCCGAGCCCTGCCGCACGCGACGAGTATTTTGCGAAATATCGGTTCGCCACACGGCGCTCGACCGGGCTTTCCCTCGGCTACTATCGTTCGCGGGGCTGGATGGAGGAGCTTGAGAAAAGCACGAATAACGTATCTCGTTTCAATCCGGCGGTAGCGCCGTATGAGTTCACCGCCGAGGCGCGGGCGAGGATAGCGCGATAG
- a CDS encoding MFS transporter has product MKKHSIIILIAATAFLNFIGLTLAFPVFTPLFTSTTSALVPHEMTKVMRAVLLGIAIGIYPFVQFFTAPILGILSDRVGRKPVLFYTAIGNIASHVLVAVGVTMNSIVLVLAGRVLGGLFSGALAVTQSAMSDISTHESRPRNYGLLGAMFGAALALGPAIGGVLSDHHYGPLFTLATPFYLAAFLSLLNVVLIGLLFIETHRHENRRSMAVSFLTGPKQFIHAFTIPSSRALFVTAFLLFFGFNFFTGFFQYYLIERFHVTNTQFGMLFGYIGIWSILTQGVLTRPVSKRFSPAHVLRVTLLSLSLVFPVMLLVPNYWLLYAVVFLSPMMVGLSGPNLMTIISGLADASGQGRILGINQSVQAAAQFIPPLVGGYLVGLNYTMPLWVAFAAIFIAWVVFLFFSGMHRVPGTHKR; this is encoded by the coding sequence TTGAAAAAGCATTCGATAATCATACTGATCGCCGCCACGGCGTTCCTGAATTTCATCGGGCTTACGCTCGCATTCCCCGTGTTCACGCCGCTCTTCACGAGCACGACATCCGCCCTGGTGCCGCATGAGATGACGAAGGTCATGCGTGCGGTGCTCCTTGGTATCGCGATAGGCATCTATCCCTTCGTGCAGTTCTTCACCGCGCCGATACTGGGCATTCTTTCGGACAGGGTGGGCAGAAAACCGGTGCTGTTCTACACGGCGATAGGGAATATCGCATCGCATGTGCTCGTGGCTGTCGGAGTGACGATGAACAGCATTGTTCTCGTGCTTGCCGGGCGTGTGCTCGGCGGTCTTTTTTCCGGTGCGCTCGCGGTGACGCAGTCCGCCATGTCCGATATCTCGACACATGAGAGCCGCCCGCGCAATTACGGGCTTCTCGGCGCCATGTTCGGCGCTGCGCTCGCGCTCGGTCCCGCCATCGGCGGCGTGCTGTCCGACCATCATTACGGACCGCTCTTTACGCTCGCGACCCCGTTCTATCTTGCGGCGTTCCTGTCGCTCCTCAATGTCGTGCTTATCGGACTTCTGTTCATCGAAACGCATCGGCATGAGAACAGGCGAAGCATGGCAGTATCGTTCCTCACCGGACCGAAACAGTTCATCCATGCGTTCACGATACCATCGAGCAGAGCCCTGTTCGTCACCGCCTTCCTTCTTTTTTTCGGGTTCAACTTCTTCACCGGTTTTTTCCAGTACTATCTGATAGAGCGCTTCCATGTCACCAACACACAGTTCGGGATGCTGTTCGGCTATATCGGCATCTGGTCGATACTTACGCAGGGCGTGCTGACGCGTCCCGTGTCAAAACGCTTTTCGCCCGCGCATGTGCTTCGGGTGACGCTTCTCTCATTGTCGCTCGTGTTTCCGGTCATGCTGCTCGTCCCGAATTACTGGCTGCTCTATGCCGTCGTGTTCCTCTCGCCGATGATGGTGGGGCTCTCAGGACCGAATCTCATGACCATCATCTCAGGGCTGGCCGATGCGAGCGGGCAGGGGCGTATACTCGGCATCAATCAATCCGTGCAGGCGGCCGCGCAATTCATACCGCCGCTCGTGGGCGGATATCTCGTCGGGCTCAATTACACCATGCCGCTCTGGGTGGCCTTCGCGGCGATATTCATCGCGTGGGTGGTGTTCCTGTTCTTCTCGGGAATGCACAGGGTGCCGGGTACGCATAAGAGATGA
- a CDS encoding CsgG/HfaB family protein: protein MRKTHIVLLTLVCITIALVPQEKIIYLDNGEVLKGQVKETDTAIRIKSDRYGVVEIQKKYVKKILDVDANALLASERDLTATGMAAGSSRENKISVNDFNVTSSNPDLKPLGKGFSELISYEVKKSPKVRLVEREKRNELFKEMEVSMTGAVDEKDQVKAGKILACDYIVFGEIVDMAGSLMLSLRMTKVESGEVVWRKQLTEPGKNYPYISAFFAKDILSVLNLGVDKSIDETLAAKKGMDQKAVVMLSKGIDAYDNKDMAKARTELAEAKKIDPENQVVKAFINKLSGNMSKFKTIPERYGIYANPAYLGVARTDRLYASAASFNPQNFDTSKGSTSASFNWVNSAQGIREAGIVGIIGYFLPVVKGFGIAAEYMAGDQNNDIVSNNLSSFGRTGEPFQGGSLRLGIAVNENIGIGISGGIANTRFAMAGDDAAVSNFVRDNTGVFFENHAWRLYALSWNIGIGFLIKNSDETVVFDTVINYDSTPSIYYSQEATNYFKNQVPIFNENTLTLAFNGRWTSLVFKEINEIYYSQGGFVLKFIPAAEQWLFDTGFFALSLRAGCEAVFAKMGANPQFGIGAIAGITPRFKFFDRTTLDLDVNYTYRWRPSRIMPQNLLPEHVVYLMLSLSGLFVDR from the coding sequence ATGAGAAAGACACATATCGTATTGCTCACGCTTGTCTGTATTACTATTGCACTTGTCCCGCAGGAAAAGATCATCTATCTCGACAACGGGGAAGTCCTCAAGGGACAGGTGAAGGAGACTGATACCGCGATCAGGATCAAAAGCGACCGGTATGGTGTGGTCGAAATACAGAAGAAATATGTGAAAAAAATACTCGATGTCGACGCGAACGCCTTACTCGCGTCCGAACGCGACCTTACCGCCACCGGCATGGCCGCGGGGTCGTCTCGTGAGAACAAGATATCGGTGAACGATTTCAACGTCACGTCGAGCAACCCCGACTTGAAACCGCTCGGCAAAGGCTTTTCCGAACTTATCTCCTATGAGGTGAAAAAATCACCGAAGGTGCGCCTCGTTGAGCGCGAGAAGCGTAATGAGCTTTTCAAGGAGATGGAAGTATCAATGACCGGTGCCGTCGATGAGAAAGATCAGGTGAAAGCGGGAAAGATACTTGCTTGCGATTACATCGTCTTCGGAGAAATAGTCGATATGGCGGGTTCTCTCATGCTAAGCCTCCGTATGACGAAGGTGGAAAGCGGCGAGGTGGTGTGGCGCAAGCAACTCACCGAGCCGGGAAAAAATTATCCGTATATCAGCGCATTCTTCGCGAAGGACATTCTCTCTGTGCTCAATCTCGGCGTGGATAAATCGATCGACGAGACGCTCGCGGCGAAGAAAGGAATGGATCAAAAGGCCGTAGTAATGCTCTCGAAGGGTATCGACGCGTATGACAACAAGGACATGGCGAAGGCGCGTACTGAACTCGCCGAGGCGAAGAAGATCGATCCTGAAAACCAAGTAGTGAAGGCGTTCATCAATAAACTCTCCGGTAATATGTCGAAGTTCAAAACCATTCCTGAGCGCTACGGCATCTATGCTAATCCCGCATACCTAGGTGTTGCAAGGACGGATCGATTGTATGCATCCGCGGCAAGCTTCAATCCACAGAATTTCGATACAAGCAAGGGCAGCACCAGCGCCAGTTTCAACTGGGTGAATTCCGCGCAGGGAATTCGCGAAGCCGGGATCGTCGGGATTATCGGATATTTCCTGCCTGTGGTAAAAGGTTTTGGAATAGCGGCGGAATATATGGCGGGCGATCAAAACAATGACATTGTCTCAAACAATCTCTCCTCGTTCGGCCGTACCGGCGAGCCGTTTCAAGGAGGTTCTTTGCGCCTTGGAATTGCCGTGAATGAGAACATCGGGATCGGGATATCCGGCGGCATTGCGAATACGCGTTTCGCTATGGCTGGCGATGACGCGGCGGTAAGCAATTTTGTTCGGGATAACACGGGTGTCTTCTTTGAGAATCACGCGTGGAGATTATATGCATTGTCGTGGAATATCGGCATCGGATTTCTTATCAAGAACAGCGATGAAACGGTCGTATTCGATACGGTGATAAATTATGACAGCACGCCGAGTATTTATTACAGCCAGGAGGCGACAAATTATTTCAAAAATCAAGTGCCGATTTTCAATGAGAACACGCTCACGCTCGCATTCAATGGGAGATGGACAAGCCTCGTCTTTAAGGAAATAAACGAGATCTATTATTCACAGGGCGGATTCGTTCTGAAATTCATCCCTGCGGCGGAGCAATGGCTTTTTGATACGGGTTTTTTCGCACTCTCCCTTCGCGCCGGCTGTGAAGCGGTTTTTGCAAAGATGGGCGCGAACCCCCAATTCGGCATCGGTGCGATCGCCGGTATAACGCCTCGTTTTAAATTTTTCGACCGTACCACGCTCGATCTTGACGTCAATTACACCTATCGCTGGCGTCCGTCGCGTATAATGCCGCAGAACCTTCTGCCGGAACATGTCGTGTATCTCATGCTGTCGTTGAGCGGATTGTTTGTCGACCGCTGA
- a CDS encoding SIS domain-containing protein: MKNTNAIADGLFASHPVLVPIRPEFDKAFDILCTTYRTGKKVLLCGNGGSFSDSAHFAGELMKSFVKKRPLPDALSKKLSAGGELSKRMAEKLEMPLRAIPLFGNDTLTTAYMNDVDAELIFAQMLLGLGDPGDTLVGLSTSGNAKNVIAAMELARAMDIRVIGITGRDGGAFKALSDACIIAPESETFRIQEFHLPIYHTLALMIEEEFF; encoded by the coding sequence ATGAAGAACACGAACGCAATCGCGGACGGGCTTTTTGCTTCGCATCCCGTGCTGGTACCGATACGCCCTGAATTCGACAAGGCGTTCGATATCCTGTGCACGACCTACCGCACGGGTAAGAAAGTGCTTCTCTGCGGCAACGGCGGGAGCTTTTCCGACAGCGCGCATTTCGCCGGAGAGCTCATGAAATCCTTCGTCAAGAAACGCCCGCTCCCGGATGCGCTCTCGAAGAAACTTTCCGCCGGAGGCGAGCTCTCCAAACGCATGGCAGAAAAACTGGAGATGCCGCTTCGCGCGATACCGCTCTTCGGGAACGACACGCTCACGACAGCGTACATGAACGACGTCGATGCGGAACTTATCTTCGCGCAGATGCTCCTCGGCCTGGGCGATCCGGGCGATACCCTCGTCGGTCTCAGCACATCCGGGAATGCGAAGAACGTCATCGCCGCGATGGAGCTTGCCCGCGCCATGGATATCCGTGTCATCGGCATAACCGGGCGCGACGGCGGCGCCTTCAAAGCGCTCTCCGATGCATGCATCATCGCCCCCGAATCCGAGACGTTCCGTATCCAGGAATTCCATCTGCCGATATATCACACCCTTGCGCTCATGATCGAGGAAGAATTCTTTTAA